One genomic region from Salipiger sp. CCB-MM3 encodes:
- a CDS encoding NAD-dependent deacylase — MGKIVILTGAGISAESGLGTFRDEGGLWAQHRIEDVATPEGFARNPTLVHDFYNARRAQAAEATPNAAHAALARLQREHAGEVILVTQNVDGLHEAAGAKALHMHGALEGALCAVCGSRWTAPLVMAPAEPCPSCGRAATRPDIVWFGEMPYYMDEIAEHLGSCDLFAAIGTSGQVYPAAGFVQEATYAGAHTVELNLADSDGSRLFAEHRVGPASRIVPLWVEDLLAG; from the coding sequence CTGGGCAAGATCGTCATTCTCACCGGAGCAGGCATCTCTGCCGAAAGCGGGCTGGGCACCTTCCGCGACGAGGGCGGGCTTTGGGCACAGCACCGGATCGAGGATGTGGCCACGCCCGAGGGTTTTGCCCGCAACCCCACGCTGGTGCATGACTTCTACAACGCCCGCCGAGCGCAGGCCGCCGAGGCCACGCCCAACGCGGCCCATGCTGCCCTTGCGCGTCTGCAGCGCGAGCATGCGGGCGAGGTGATCCTTGTGACCCAGAACGTCGACGGGCTGCATGAGGCGGCGGGCGCCAAGGCGCTGCACATGCATGGGGCGCTTGAAGGCGCGCTCTGCGCCGTCTGCGGGTCTCGCTGGACGGCGCCGCTGGTCATGGCCCCTGCCGAACCCTGCCCCAGTTGCGGGCGCGCCGCGACGCGCCCCGACATCGTCTGGTTCGGAGAGATGCCCTATTACATGGACGAGATCGCCGAGCACCTCGGAAGCTGCGATCTCTTTGCCGCCATTGGCACCTCCGGGCAGGTTTATCCTGCCGCTGGCTTCGTGCAGGAGGCGACCTATGCCGGGGCCCATACGGTGGAGCTCAACCTCGCCGACAGCGACGGCTCGCGACTCTTTGCCGAGCATCGGGTCGGACCGGCGAGCCGGATCGTGCCGCTTTGGGTTGAGGACCTGCTGGCGGGCTGA
- a CDS encoding copper chaperone PCu(A)C has product MQVNLFAAMALALSTVVAGHAKAEIIVEDAYARAAMPSAPTGAIFMTLRNDGPEDARLVSVESDAAAKTELHTHIAGEDGVMRMRPIEGGLVIPAGGSHALARGGDHVMLMGLTHPLDQGAQIGLTLGFESGEEIRIDVPVDLER; this is encoded by the coding sequence ATGCAGGTGAACCTTTTTGCGGCGATGGCGCTCGCGCTGTCCACAGTGGTAGCCGGACACGCCAAGGCTGAGATCATTGTCGAGGATGCCTACGCCCGCGCGGCCATGCCCTCGGCGCCCACCGGCGCGATCTTCATGACGTTGCGCAACGACGGCCCCGAGGACGCGCGACTCGTTTCGGTTGAGTCGGACGCCGCCGCCAAGACTGAGCTTCACACTCATATCGCAGGCGAGGATGGCGTGATGCGGATGCGCCCGATTGAGGGCGGGCTGGTGATTCCCGCCGGTGGCAGCCACGCGCTGGCCCGCGGCGGCGACCACGTCATGCTGATGGGCCTCACCCACCCGCTCGATCAAGGCGCGCAGATCGGCCTGACGCTGGGATTCGAGTCTGGCGAAGAGATTCGCATCGACGTGCCGGTCGATCTGGAGCGCTGA
- the rpmB gene encoding 50S ribosomal protein L28, protein MSRVCELTGKGPMTGHNVSHANNKTKRRFLPNLNDVTLQSETLGRGVKLRISASALRSVDHRGGLDKFLAKAKDTELSANALKVKKEIAKAQTAQA, encoded by the coding sequence ATGTCGCGCGTATGCGAACTGACCGGCAAAGGCCCCATGACGGGCCACAACGTGAGCCACGCCAACAACAAAACCAAGCGTCGCTTTCTGCCCAACCTGAACGACGTTACTCTGCAGTCGGAAACCCTTGGCCGCGGCGTTAAGCTGCGCATCTCGGCTTCCGCTCTGCGTTCGGTCGACCACCGCGGTGGCCTCGACAAGTTCCTCGCCAAGGCGAAGGACACCGAACTGAGCGCCAACGCGCTGAAAGTCAAAAAAGAAATCGCAAAGGCTCAGACGGCGCAAGCCTAA
- the meaB gene encoding methylmalonyl Co-A mutase-associated GTPase MeaB, producing MDIEDLAARIEAGERRALARAITLVESGRADHRAQATALMERLRGQGRGREGLRIGLSGTPGVGKSTFIEAFGMMLTGQGLKVAVLAVDPSSARSGGSILGDKTRMERLSRDRNAFIRPSPAQSQLGGVARRTREAIGLCEAAGFDVILIETVGVGQSETMVAEMSDLFLLLLAPAGGDELQGVKRGIMESADIILINKADGDLKATATRTCADYAGALRLLRKRPQDPDGFPKALTVSALEEAGLEAAWQEMQALTDWRREAGQFAARRAEQARHWFEAEVREGLLSRLRQEPVRGAMEALASRVESGEIVPARAADEILRTYLPAFAGKGT from the coding sequence ATGGATATCGAGGATCTGGCAGCACGGATCGAGGCCGGGGAGCGGCGCGCTCTGGCACGCGCAATCACGCTGGTGGAAAGCGGGCGGGCCGATCACCGGGCGCAGGCAACGGCGCTGATGGAGCGGCTGCGCGGGCAGGGCCGGGGCCGCGAAGGGCTGCGCATCGGCCTCTCGGGCACGCCCGGCGTCGGCAAATCCACCTTCATCGAAGCCTTCGGCATGATGCTGACGGGGCAGGGGCTCAAGGTTGCCGTGCTGGCGGTCGATCCCTCCTCGGCGCGCTCGGGGGGCTCGATCCTCGGCGACAAGACCCGCATGGAGCGGCTCTCGCGCGACCGCAACGCCTTTATCCGGCCCTCTCCGGCGCAATCCCAACTGGGCGGTGTGGCGCGCCGCACGCGCGAGGCAATCGGTCTCTGCGAGGCCGCTGGCTTCGACGTGATCCTGATCGAGACCGTGGGGGTGGGGCAATCCGAGACCATGGTGGCCGAGATGTCCGATCTCTTCCTGCTGCTGCTGGCCCCGGCGGGCGGCGACGAGCTGCAGGGGGTCAAGCGCGGCATCATGGAGAGCGCCGACATCATCCTCATCAACAAGGCCGACGGCGACCTCAAGGCCACCGCGACGCGCACCTGCGCCGACTATGCAGGTGCGCTGCGGCTGCTGCGCAAGCGCCCGCAGGACCCAGACGGCTTTCCCAAGGCGCTCACCGTCTCGGCGCTCGAGGAGGCGGGGCTGGAGGCCGCGTGGCAGGAGATGCAGGCGCTGACCGACTGGCGCCGCGAGGCCGGTCAATTCGCCGCCCGCCGCGCCGAGCAGGCCCGCCACTGGTTCGAGGCAGAGGTGCGCGAGGGGCTGCTCTCGCGGCTGCGTCAGGAGCCGGTACGCGGCGCAATGGAGGCGCTTGCAAGCCGCGTCGAATCCGGCGAGATAGTGCCCGCGCGCGCGGCAGATGAAATCCTCCGGACTTATCTACCGGCCTTTGCCGGGAAGGGCACTTGA
- the argE gene encoding acetylornithine deacetylase, which produces MRLARVEELLATLVGFPTVSASSNLALIDWVEGFLNRAGFTVTRIAAEGAPKAGLLARFGEGEGGVLLSAHTDVVPTDGQRWSVDPFSLTRRGDRLLGRGTTDMKGFIACVLALAETLRDAPPKCPVMIALSWDEEVGCRGIPQMIDRVIPELGRPDLCIVGEPTLMRLGIGHKGKASYRATCHGEAKHSAMAPRFTNALHLAAELIAALRAAQERLAEQGAQDAAYDIASSTVHAGRMQGGVALNIVPEHAEVEFEIRHLAQERAEDILAGIESDLPEGIEITRTGAYPGLDTDPSRPEIAPLAALLPDAAPLKVSYGTEAGFFAALGIPTVVCGPGTMADGHQPDESIARAQLDLCCDVLDRLLRG; this is translated from the coding sequence ATGAGGCTGGCCCGCGTCGAAGAACTGCTCGCCACGCTGGTCGGCTTTCCCACGGTGTCGGCGAGTTCGAACCTTGCGCTGATCGACTGGGTCGAGGGGTTTCTGAACCGGGCGGGTTTCACCGTGACCCGCATTGCGGCAGAGGGGGCACCCAAAGCCGGGCTGCTGGCGCGCTTCGGCGAGGGCGAGGGGGGCGTTCTGCTGTCGGCCCACACCGATGTGGTGCCAACGGATGGGCAGAGGTGGAGCGTCGATCCGTTTTCCCTGACCCGGCGCGGGGATCGTCTGCTGGGGCGCGGGACGACCGATATGAAGGGGTTCATCGCCTGCGTGCTCGCTCTGGCCGAAACGCTGCGCGACGCGCCGCCCAAGTGCCCGGTGATGATCGCGCTCAGCTGGGATGAGGAAGTGGGCTGCCGCGGCATCCCGCAGATGATCGACCGGGTGATCCCCGAGCTTGGCCGCCCCGACCTCTGCATCGTCGGAGAGCCAACGCTGATGCGTCTTGGCATCGGGCACAAGGGCAAGGCGAGCTACCGCGCCACCTGCCACGGCGAGGCGAAGCATTCGGCCATGGCGCCGCGCTTCACCAATGCGCTGCATCTCGCCGCCGAGCTGATCGCGGCCCTGCGCGCCGCGCAGGAGAGGCTGGCCGAGCAGGGCGCGCAGGACGCGGCCTATGATATCGCCAGTTCCACCGTGCACGCCGGACGGATGCAGGGCGGCGTGGCGCTCAACATCGTACCCGAGCATGCCGAGGTGGAGTTCGAGATCCGCCATCTGGCGCAGGAGCGGGCCGAGGACATCCTCGCGGGGATCGAAAGCGACCTGCCCGAAGGGATCGAGATCACCCGCACCGGCGCCTATCCCGGGCTCGACACCGACCCGTCCCGGCCAGAGATCGCGCCTCTGGCGGCACTGCTGCCCGATGCCGCGCCGCTCAAGGTCTCCTATGGCACCGAGGCGGGTTTCTTTGCCGCGCTGGGGATTCCCACAGTGGTCTGCGGGCCGGGCACCATGGCGGACGGGCACCAGCCCGACGAATCCATCGCCCGCGCCCAGCTGGACCTCTGCTGCGACGTGCTGGACCGGTTGCTGCGCGGCTGA
- a CDS encoding amidohydrolase: protein MTRTSPQTLEIHNARDIFSRAPVSLRLKDGRIDWIGTPGAMPDGEMPARRIEAGGLWVSPGLCDSHLHLFQGGVTLGQLNLFGIDTRAAFAAALTAYRQGREGSPLLCAISANYEILGPGTRPDRHALDALLPDQPLMVYAVDLHTAWANTAALAAAGLMDEIPEVKNAEIVLGPDGKPNGELREGNAMRLVGRLSAHGGRDNAAMAGDEPGPVSEADRAADKAAIAAAMKACAAYGITTAVNMDGNLYQAELLSEMERDGALPIRVSLAMRLSPSHDDTRINELIEAATRKGSEKLSFGRIKMFLDGVFDTWTAYRTDDYPDRQGFRSAPLFTHERFTALCEDADARGLQIQVHCVGDAAVRTALDGYEAARAKNGARDARHRVEHIDMLHPDDLARFAALDVVASMQPVHPPGSSGLPLEPTVSIMGRDRWQDTFPWKTLQDAGATLAFGTDWPTAPLSPFNAIHSALSREPWAEDVPDQRIPFEAVIEAYTFGGAHALFAESTRGALQPGMAADVVLLDGDPRALVAGAGACRAALTICDGAVVFEADA from the coding sequence ATGACCCGCACCAGCCCGCAGACGCTCGAAATCCACAATGCGCGCGACATCTTCAGCCGCGCGCCCGTGTCCCTGCGGCTCAAGGACGGGCGGATCGACTGGATCGGTACGCCCGGCGCCATGCCAGACGGAGAGATGCCCGCTCGGCGGATCGAGGCGGGGGGGCTTTGGGTCTCGCCCGGCCTATGCGACAGTCATCTGCACCTCTTTCAGGGCGGCGTGACGCTGGGTCAGTTGAACCTCTTCGGGATCGACACCCGCGCAGCGTTCGCGGCGGCGCTGACCGCCTATCGCCAAGGCCGCGAAGGCAGTCCTTTGCTCTGCGCCATTTCGGCGAATTATGAAATTCTCGGCCCCGGCACGCGGCCCGACCGACATGCTCTTGATGCGCTGCTGCCCGATCAACCGCTGATGGTCTACGCGGTCGATCTGCACACCGCATGGGCCAACACCGCCGCGCTTGCCGCGGCGGGGCTGATGGATGAAATCCCGGAGGTGAAGAACGCCGAGATCGTGCTCGGGCCGGATGGCAAACCGAACGGCGAGCTGCGCGAGGGCAACGCCATGCGCCTCGTCGGCAGGCTCTCGGCCCATGGCGGGCGCGACAATGCGGCGATGGCGGGGGATGAGCCCGGCCCGGTGAGCGAGGCCGACCGTGCCGCCGACAAGGCTGCCATTGCCGCCGCGATGAAGGCCTGCGCGGCCTATGGGATCACCACCGCCGTCAATATGGACGGCAACCTCTATCAGGCCGAGTTGCTCTCGGAGATGGAGCGGGATGGCGCGCTGCCGATCCGCGTCTCTCTGGCGATGCGGCTGTCGCCCTCGCATGACGACACCCGCATCAATGAGTTGATCGAGGCCGCCACGCGCAAAGGCTCGGAGAAGCTCTCCTTTGGCCGCATCAAGATGTTCCTTGATGGCGTCTTCGACACATGGACCGCCTATCGCACCGATGATTACCCGGACCGTCAGGGCTTTCGCAGCGCGCCGCTGTTCACGCACGAGCGCTTTACCGCGCTTTGCGAAGACGCCGATGCGAGGGGGCTGCAAATTCAGGTGCATTGCGTCGGCGATGCCGCCGTGCGCACGGCGCTCGACGGCTATGAGGCGGCGCGCGCAAAGAACGGTGCCCGCGATGCCCGCCACCGGGTCGAGCATATCGACATGCTGCACCCAGACGATCTGGCCCGCTTCGCTGCGCTCGACGTGGTGGCCTCGATGCAGCCGGTGCATCCGCCGGGCTCCAGCGGCCTGCCGCTCGAGCCGACCGTGTCGATCATGGGCCGTGACCGTTGGCAGGACACATTTCCATGGAAGACCCTGCAGGACGCGGGTGCCACGCTCGCCTTTGGCACCGACTGGCCGACCGCGCCGCTCTCGCCGTTCAATGCGATCCATTCGGCGCTCTCGCGAGAGCCGTGGGCCGAGGATGTGCCGGACCAGCGCATTCCTTTCGAGGCGGTGATCGAGGCTTATACGTTCGGCGGGGCCCATGCGCTCTTTGCCGAGAGCACACGCGGGGCGCTGCAGCCGGGCATGGCGGCGGATGTGGTGCTGCTCGATGGCGATCCGCGGGCGCTGGTCGCGGGTGCTGGCGCCTGCCGGGCCGCGCTCACCATCTGCGATGGCGCCGTGGTCTTTGAGGCAGACGCATGA
- a CDS encoding extracellular solute-binding protein produces MKLKTLLGAATAVALALPAHAGGTLNLYTWSDSIAPELIEKFEAQTGMTVNTDGFQSNEDALTKLQAGSSGYDIVTPSQHFVKIMIDEGLLEDIGAKDLAAYAQVDDKWKGKWWDPENAYSIPLAYGTAGFAVNRDVYEGPIDSWEVYFTPPADLKGKVASLSYPDEVVGAAQLYLGVPFCSEDKSEMKKVYDLLMAQKPDVAAYSSDNIENRIGTGEVGAHFWWDGNVLKTRNAGSNIVYAEPKEGLVGWLDSFVVPKGAENVEGAKQFIDFMSEVENATIQYNYYAHSSPVELDLEKAKYTPENAPELFPTVPVEFSKACSPAAQDLVTKVWTDLLQ; encoded by the coding sequence ATGAAACTCAAGACCCTCCTCGGCGCGGCCACCGCCGTCGCGCTGGCGCTGCCGGCCCATGCGGGCGGCACGCTCAATCTCTACACCTGGTCGGATTCCATCGCCCCCGAACTCATCGAGAAATTCGAGGCGCAGACCGGCATGACCGTCAACACCGACGGTTTCCAGTCTAACGAGGATGCGCTGACCAAGCTGCAGGCAGGCTCGTCGGGCTATGACATCGTGACCCCCTCGCAGCACTTCGTGAAGATCATGATCGACGAGGGGCTGCTGGAAGACATCGGTGCGAAAGATCTCGCCGCCTACGCGCAGGTGGACGACAAATGGAAGGGCAAGTGGTGGGATCCTGAAAACGCCTATTCGATCCCGCTCGCCTATGGCACCGCAGGGTTTGCGGTGAACCGCGACGTCTATGAGGGCCCGATCGACAGCTGGGAGGTCTATTTCACCCCGCCCGCCGATCTGAAGGGCAAGGTGGCCTCGCTGTCTTACCCGGATGAGGTTGTGGGCGCGGCGCAGCTCTATCTCGGCGTGCCCTTCTGCTCGGAGGACAAATCCGAGATGAAGAAGGTCTACGATCTGCTGATGGCGCAAAAGCCCGACGTGGCCGCCTACAGCTCGGACAACATCGAAAACCGCATCGGCACAGGTGAGGTCGGCGCGCACTTCTGGTGGGACGGCAACGTGCTGAAAACCCGCAATGCGGGCTCGAACATCGTCTACGCCGAGCCCAAAGAGGGTCTCGTGGGCTGGCTCGACAGCTTCGTCGTGCCGAAGGGCGCCGAGAACGTCGAAGGTGCGAAGCAGTTCATCGACTTCATGTCCGAGGTGGAGAACGCGACGATCCAGTACAACTACTACGCCCACTCTTCGCCGGTGGAGCTGGACCTCGAGAAAGCCAAATACACCCCCGAGAACGCCCCCGAACTGTTCCCGACGGTGCCGGTCGAATTCTCCAAGGCCTGCTCGCCCGCGGCGCAGGATCTGGTGACCAAGGTCTGGACCGACCTGCTGCAATAA
- a CDS encoding ABC transporter permease — MSKAHNVRHYPGAGLVTWVFFLWLYAPIAVVIWFSFNENRLVSVWTGFSMKWYEAALTNRALLDALRVSLTVAVIATTVSTLVALSAAMVLSRNETMRFRRLSETVVNLPLLLPEIVVAVASLILFSQLGFSNGMARLIVAHSTFCTPFAFLPIRARMQGMSRDYEEAAKDLYASPFTAFRRVTLPLILPGVFAGAMLAFVISMDDFITSNLLATGGTTTLPVYIFGLIKQGTTPELNAISTLLILASLIIATVALVLSARSMRRG, encoded by the coding sequence ATGAGCAAGGCGCACAACGTCCGCCACTACCCCGGCGCGGGGCTGGTCACTTGGGTGTTCTTCCTGTGGCTCTACGCGCCCATCGCCGTGGTGATCTGGTTCTCGTTCAACGAAAACCGTCTCGTCTCGGTGTGGACCGGCTTTTCGATGAAGTGGTACGAGGCCGCGCTGACCAACCGCGCGCTTCTGGATGCGCTGCGCGTCTCGCTGACCGTGGCGGTCATCGCCACCACCGTGTCGACGCTGGTCGCGCTTTCGGCGGCCATGGTGCTCAGCCGCAACGAGACCATGCGCTTTCGCCGCCTGTCGGAGACCGTGGTCAACCTGCCGCTGCTGCTGCCCGAGATCGTGGTCGCCGTGGCCTCGCTGATCCTCTTCTCGCAGCTGGGATTCTCGAACGGCATGGCACGGCTGATCGTGGCGCATTCGACTTTCTGCACGCCGTTTGCCTTCCTGCCGATCCGCGCCCGGATGCAGGGCATGAGCCGCGACTACGAAGAGGCCGCCAAAGACCTTTACGCATCCCCCTTCACCGCCTTCCGGCGGGTGACGCTGCCGCTGATCCTGCCCGGCGTCTTTGCCGGGGCGATGTTGGCCTTCGTGATCTCGATGGACGATTTCATCACTTCGAACCTGCTCGCCACCGGCGGCACCACGACGCTGCCGGTCTATATCTTCGGCCTGATCAAGCAGGGCACCACGCCCGAGCTCAACGCGATCTCGACCCTGCTGATCCTCGCTTCCCTCATCATCGCGACCGTCGCGCTGGTCCTGTCGGCCCGGTCGATGCGGCGCGGCTGA
- a CDS encoding ABC transporter permease, which translates to MRGARIWGLMPAWVLMLGTLMVPLLIVAAVSVAERGSYGGFAWDFNPLSYRGILFSEDWDGNLVFDPKYLAIIARTLLLAGATTLICMILALPVAYVIATRPPRMKAILIYLVTLPFWVSMIVRVYAWLIILGNEGFLGRFWHWIGGEGTLLFTPGAMLVGMVYSYIPLMVLPVFAAIEKLDPALLEAGADLYASRWTTARRVILPLTWPGLAAGAVLVFVPALGTVLEPMLLGGGKQMMMGTLIQTQFGGARNWPFGAAVALVLMAMVVIVLLINARRAMRKEARA; encoded by the coding sequence ATGAGGGGCGCGCGCATCTGGGGCCTGATGCCCGCATGGGTGCTGATGCTGGGCACGCTGATGGTCCCGCTGCTGATCGTCGCCGCCGTCTCGGTGGCCGAGCGCGGCTCCTACGGCGGCTTTGCGTGGGATTTCAACCCGCTCTCCTATCGCGGCATCCTGTTCAGCGAGGATTGGGATGGCAATCTCGTCTTCGATCCCAAGTATCTGGCCATCATCGCCCGCACGCTGCTGCTGGCCGGGGCCACGACGCTGATCTGCATGATCCTCGCGTTGCCCGTGGCCTATGTGATCGCCACCCGCCCGCCGCGGATGAAGGCGATTTTGATCTATCTTGTGACGTTGCCGTTCTGGGTGTCGATGATCGTGCGGGTCTATGCGTGGCTGATCATTCTCGGAAACGAGGGTTTCTTGGGCCGCTTCTGGCACTGGATCGGCGGCGAGGGCACGTTGCTCTTCACCCCCGGCGCGATGCTGGTGGGCATGGTCTACAGCTATATCCCGCTGATGGTGCTGCCGGTCTTCGCCGCGATCGAAAAGCTCGACCCGGCGCTGCTGGAGGCAGGGGCTGACCTTTACGCCAGCCGCTGGACCACGGCGCGCCGGGTGATCCTGCCGCTGACATGGCCGGGGCTCGCCGCAGGCGCGGTGCTGGTCTTCGTTCCGGCGCTCGGCACGGTGCTCGAGCCGATGCTGCTGGGCGGCGGCAAGCAGATGATGATGGGCACGCTGATCCAGACCCAATTCGGCGGCGCGCGCAACTGGCCCTTCGGGGCCGCGGTGGCGCTGGTGCTGATGGCGATGGTGGTCATCGTGCTGCTGATCAACGCGCGCCGCGCGATGCGCAAGGAGGCTCGGGCATGA
- a CDS encoding ABC transporter ATP-binding protein yields the protein MTRGKAVEVFNVSKRFGDYQALDHVDFTIHENEFFTLLGPSGCGKTTLLRMIAGFETPSEGAIVLFGQEIDQLPAHKRRVNTVFQSYALFPHMTLAQNIAFGLENLGWDKARREARVAEMLELVHMTAFASRRPDQLSGGQRQRIALARALAPEPKVLLLDEPLSALDLKLRQAMRDELRALQRKTGITFIFVTHDQEEALDMSDRICVLGQGRVQQIGTPAEIYEEPENRFVADFIGESNFLDAEVISLDGARARIRTPLGLEFDAAQKGLTGTGPATMSLRPEKIGLQDQATGNVMTGTIRSRNYMGGYTHFVVETGGASLRVSRRNALSQAESYAIGQEVRLGFRDESVRVLAQ from the coding sequence ATGACACGCGGAAAGGCCGTAGAAGTCTTCAACGTCTCGAAACGCTTCGGCGACTATCAGGCGCTCGACCACGTCGATTTCACCATCCACGAGAACGAGTTCTTCACCCTGCTGGGGCCTTCGGGCTGCGGCAAGACCACGCTGCTGCGGATGATCGCCGGCTTCGAGACCCCCAGCGAGGGCGCGATCGTGCTCTTTGGGCAGGAGATCGACCAACTGCCCGCGCACAAGCGGCGGGTGAACACCGTCTTTCAGAGCTATGCGCTCTTTCCGCATATGACGCTGGCGCAGAACATCGCCTTCGGCCTCGAGAACCTCGGCTGGGACAAGGCGCGGCGCGAGGCCCGCGTCGCCGAGATGCTCGAGCTGGTGCATATGACCGCCTTTGCCAGCCGCCGCCCCGATCAGCTTTCGGGTGGGCAACGCCAGCGCATCGCATTGGCCCGCGCGCTCGCCCCCGAACCCAAGGTGCTGCTGCTGGACGAGCCGCTCTCTGCGCTCGACCTGAAGCTGCGGCAAGCCATGCGCGACGAGTTGCGCGCGCTGCAGCGCAAGACCGGCATCACCTTCATCTTCGTCACTCACGATCAAGAAGAGGCGCTCGACATGTCCGACCGCATCTGCGTGCTGGGGCAGGGACGGGTGCAGCAGATCGGCACGCCCGCCGAGATCTACGAAGAGCCTGAGAACCGCTTTGTCGCCGACTTCATCGGTGAGAGCAATTTCCTCGACGCCGAGGTGATCTCGCTGGACGGCGCGCGGGCGCGGATCCGCACACCGCTGGGACTGGAGTTCGACGCGGCGCAAAAGGGGCTGACCGGCACCGGCCCGGCCACCATGTCGCTGCGCCCCGAGAAGATCGGCCTACAGGATCAGGCCACGGGCAACGTGATGACCGGCACCATCCGGTCGCGCAACTATATGGGCGGCTATACGCATTTCGTCGTCGAGACCGGCGGTGCAAGCCTGCGCGTCTCGCGCCGCAATGCGCTCAGTCAGGCCGAAAGCTACGCCATCGGGCAGGAGGTCCGCCTTGGCTTTCGCGACGAGTCGGTGCGGGTGCTGGCGCAATGA